Proteins encoded together in one Struthio camelus isolate bStrCam1 chromosome 19, bStrCam1.hap1, whole genome shotgun sequence window:
- the LUC7L3 gene encoding luc7-like protein 3 isoform X3, translating into MISAAQLLDELMGRDRNLAPDEKRSNVRWDHESVCKYYLCGFCPAELFTNTRSDLGPCEKIHDENLRKQYEKSSRFMKVGYERDFLRYLQSLLAEVERRIRRGHARLALSQNQQSSGAAGPTGKNEEKIQVLTDKIDVLLQQIEELGSEGKVEEAQGMMKLVEQLKEERELLRSTTSTIESFAAQEKQMEVCEVCGAFLIVGDAQSRVDDHLMGKQHMGYAKIKATVEDLKEKLRKRTEEPDRDDRLKKEKQEREEREKEREREREERERKRRREEEEKEKERARDRERRKRSRSRSRHSSRTSDRRCSRSRDHKRSRSRERRRSRSRDRRRSRSHDRSERKHRSRSRDRRRSKSRDRKSYKHRSKSREREQDRKSKEKEKRGSDDKKSSMKSSSREKQSEDTNTDSKESDTKNEVNGTSEDIKSEVQRKYAQMKMELSQVRRHTKAPSEGKDSVVLQNILRTTT; encoded by the exons ATGATATCGGCCGCCCAGCTCCTAGATGAGCTTATGGGCCGGGATAGAAACCTGGCCCCGGATGAGAAGCGCAGCAACGTGCGGTGGGACCATGAGAGC GTTTGTAAATACTACCTTTGTGGATTTTGCCCAGCTGAGTTATTTACAAATACCCGTTCTGATTTAG GTCCTTGTGAAAAAATTCATGACGAAAATCTACGTAAACA GTATGAGAAGAGCTCTCGCTTTATGAAAGTGGGCTATGAAAGAGACTTCTTACGCTATTTACAAAGCTTACTTGCTGAAGTAGAACGCAGAATTCGAAGAGGCCATGCTCGTTTGGCGCTGTCACAGAATCAACAGTCTTCGGGG GCGGCTGGACCAACTggtaaaaatgaagagaagattCAAGTGTTAACTGACAAAATCGATGTACTTCTACAACAG aTCGAGGAGCTAGGTTCAGAAGGGAAGGTGGAAGAGGCACAAGGAATGATGAAACTTGTTGAACagttgaaagaagaaagagagttGCTGAGGTCTACAACTTCA ACAATTGAGAGCTTTGCAGCtcaagaaaagcaaatggaagtTTGTGAAGTTTGTGGAGCCTTTTTAATTGTAGGAGATGCACAGTCCAGGGTAGATGACCACTTGATGGGAAAGCAGCACATGGGTTATGCCAAAATAAAAGCTACTGTAGAAGACTTAAAA gaaaagttgCGGAAAAGAACAGAAGAACCTGACCGTGAtgacaggttaaaaaaagagaaacaagagcgagaagagcgagagaaagagagggaacgGGAAAGAGAAGAGCGGGAAAGGAAGAGACGacgtgaagaagaagaaaaggaaaaagaaagggctCGTGATAGAGAGAGACGTAAAAGGAGTCGTTCTCGTAGTAGACATTCGAGCAGAACATCTGACAGAAGATGCAGCCGTTCACGAGACCACAAAAGatcaagaagcagagagagaaggcgAAGCAG GAGTCGTGACCGAAGAAGAAGCAGAAGCCATGATAGATCAGAAAGAAAACATAGGTCTCGCAGTAGGGACAGAAGACGGTCAAAAAGTCGAGATCGGAAATCCTACAAGCACAGaagcaaaagcagagagagagaacaagacaggaagtcaaaagaaaaag AAAAGAGGGGCTCTGATGATAAAAAAAGTAGTATGAAGTCCAGTAGTCGAGAAAAACAGAGTGAAGACACAAATACAGACTCGAAGGAGAGTGATACTAAGAATGAGGTCAATGGGACCAGTGAAGACATTAAATCTGAAG TGCAGCGTAAGTATGCACAGATGAAGATGGAACTAAGCCAAGTAAGAAGACATACTAAAGCACCTTCTGAAGGAAAAGACAGTGTAGTCCTGCAAAACATTTTGAG GACTACTACGTGA
- the LUC7L3 gene encoding luc7-like protein 3 isoform X1, which produces MISAAQLLDELMGRDRNLAPDEKRSNVRWDHESVCKYYLCGFCPAELFTNTRSDLGPCEKIHDENLRKQYEKSSRFMKVGYERDFLRYLQSLLAEVERRIRRGHARLALSQNQQSSGAAGPTGKNEEKIQVLTDKIDVLLQQIEELGSEGKVEEAQGMMKLVEQLKEERELLRSTTSTIESFAAQEKQMEVCEVCGAFLIVGDAQSRVDDHLMGKQHMGYAKIKATVEDLKEKLRKRTEEPDRDDRLKKEKQEREEREKEREREREERERKRRREEEEKEKERARDRERRKRSRSRSRHSSRTSDRRCSRSRDHKRSRSRERRRSRSRDRRRSRSHDRSERKHRSRSRDRRRSKSRDRKSYKHRSKSREREQDRKSKEKEKRGSDDKKSSMKSSSREKQSEDTNTDSKESDTKNEVNGTSEDIKSEVQRKYAQMKMELSQVRRHTKAPSEGKDSVVLQNILRYIVLSQLFCSRLVPPLVCLFGTYL; this is translated from the exons ATGATATCGGCCGCCCAGCTCCTAGATGAGCTTATGGGCCGGGATAGAAACCTGGCCCCGGATGAGAAGCGCAGCAACGTGCGGTGGGACCATGAGAGC GTTTGTAAATACTACCTTTGTGGATTTTGCCCAGCTGAGTTATTTACAAATACCCGTTCTGATTTAG GTCCTTGTGAAAAAATTCATGACGAAAATCTACGTAAACA GTATGAGAAGAGCTCTCGCTTTATGAAAGTGGGCTATGAAAGAGACTTCTTACGCTATTTACAAAGCTTACTTGCTGAAGTAGAACGCAGAATTCGAAGAGGCCATGCTCGTTTGGCGCTGTCACAGAATCAACAGTCTTCGGGG GCGGCTGGACCAACTggtaaaaatgaagagaagattCAAGTGTTAACTGACAAAATCGATGTACTTCTACAACAG aTCGAGGAGCTAGGTTCAGAAGGGAAGGTGGAAGAGGCACAAGGAATGATGAAACTTGTTGAACagttgaaagaagaaagagagttGCTGAGGTCTACAACTTCA ACAATTGAGAGCTTTGCAGCtcaagaaaagcaaatggaagtTTGTGAAGTTTGTGGAGCCTTTTTAATTGTAGGAGATGCACAGTCCAGGGTAGATGACCACTTGATGGGAAAGCAGCACATGGGTTATGCCAAAATAAAAGCTACTGTAGAAGACTTAAAA gaaaagttgCGGAAAAGAACAGAAGAACCTGACCGTGAtgacaggttaaaaaaagagaaacaagagcgagaagagcgagagaaagagagggaacgGGAAAGAGAAGAGCGGGAAAGGAAGAGACGacgtgaagaagaagaaaaggaaaaagaaagggctCGTGATAGAGAGAGACGTAAAAGGAGTCGTTCTCGTAGTAGACATTCGAGCAGAACATCTGACAGAAGATGCAGCCGTTCACGAGACCACAAAAGatcaagaagcagagagagaaggcgAAGCAG GAGTCGTGACCGAAGAAGAAGCAGAAGCCATGATAGATCAGAAAGAAAACATAGGTCTCGCAGTAGGGACAGAAGACGGTCAAAAAGTCGAGATCGGAAATCCTACAAGCACAGaagcaaaagcagagagagagaacaagacaggaagtcaaaagaaaaag AAAAGAGGGGCTCTGATGATAAAAAAAGTAGTATGAAGTCCAGTAGTCGAGAAAAACAGAGTGAAGACACAAATACAGACTCGAAGGAGAGTGATACTAAGAATGAGGTCAATGGGACCAGTGAAGACATTAAATCTGAAG TGCAGCGTAAGTATGCACAGATGAAGATGGAACTAAGCCAAGTAAGAAGACATACTAAAGCACCTTCTGAAGGAAAAGACAGTGTAGTCCTGCAAAACATTTTGAGGTACATTGTTTTGTCTCAGCTATTTTGTAGCAGACTCGTGCCCCCATTAGTGTGCCTCTTTGGGACATATTTGTAA
- the LUC7L3 gene encoding luc7-like protein 3 isoform X4: protein MISAAQLLDELMGRDRNLAPDEKRSNVRWDHESVCKYYLCGFCPAELFTNTRSDLGPCEKIHDENLRKQYEKSSRFMKVGYERDFLRYLQSLLAEVERRIRRGHARLALSQNQQSSGAAGPTGKNEEKIQVLTDKIDVLLQQIEELGSEGKVEEAQGMMKLVEQLKEERELLRSTTSTIESFAAQEKQMEVCEVCGAFLIVGDAQSRVDDHLMGKQHMGYAKIKATVEDLKEKLRKRTEEPDRDDRLKKEKQEREEREKEREREREERERKRRREEEEKEKERARDRERRKRSRSRSRHSSRTSDRRCSRSRDHKRSRSRERRRSRSRDRRRSRSHDRSERKHRSRSRDRRRSKSRDRKSYKHRSKSREREQDRKSKEKEKRGSDDKKSSMKSSSREKQSEDTNTDSKESDTKNEVNGTSEDIKSEGDTQSN from the exons ATGATATCGGCCGCCCAGCTCCTAGATGAGCTTATGGGCCGGGATAGAAACCTGGCCCCGGATGAGAAGCGCAGCAACGTGCGGTGGGACCATGAGAGC GTTTGTAAATACTACCTTTGTGGATTTTGCCCAGCTGAGTTATTTACAAATACCCGTTCTGATTTAG GTCCTTGTGAAAAAATTCATGACGAAAATCTACGTAAACA GTATGAGAAGAGCTCTCGCTTTATGAAAGTGGGCTATGAAAGAGACTTCTTACGCTATTTACAAAGCTTACTTGCTGAAGTAGAACGCAGAATTCGAAGAGGCCATGCTCGTTTGGCGCTGTCACAGAATCAACAGTCTTCGGGG GCGGCTGGACCAACTggtaaaaatgaagagaagattCAAGTGTTAACTGACAAAATCGATGTACTTCTACAACAG aTCGAGGAGCTAGGTTCAGAAGGGAAGGTGGAAGAGGCACAAGGAATGATGAAACTTGTTGAACagttgaaagaagaaagagagttGCTGAGGTCTACAACTTCA ACAATTGAGAGCTTTGCAGCtcaagaaaagcaaatggaagtTTGTGAAGTTTGTGGAGCCTTTTTAATTGTAGGAGATGCACAGTCCAGGGTAGATGACCACTTGATGGGAAAGCAGCACATGGGTTATGCCAAAATAAAAGCTACTGTAGAAGACTTAAAA gaaaagttgCGGAAAAGAACAGAAGAACCTGACCGTGAtgacaggttaaaaaaagagaaacaagagcgagaagagcgagagaaagagagggaacgGGAAAGAGAAGAGCGGGAAAGGAAGAGACGacgtgaagaagaagaaaaggaaaaagaaagggctCGTGATAGAGAGAGACGTAAAAGGAGTCGTTCTCGTAGTAGACATTCGAGCAGAACATCTGACAGAAGATGCAGCCGTTCACGAGACCACAAAAGatcaagaagcagagagagaaggcgAAGCAG GAGTCGTGACCGAAGAAGAAGCAGAAGCCATGATAGATCAGAAAGAAAACATAGGTCTCGCAGTAGGGACAGAAGACGGTCAAAAAGTCGAGATCGGAAATCCTACAAGCACAGaagcaaaagcagagagagagaacaagacaggaagtcaaaagaaaaag AAAAGAGGGGCTCTGATGATAAAAAAAGTAGTATGAAGTCCAGTAGTCGAGAAAAACAGAGTGAAGACACAAATACAGACTCGAAGGAGAGTGATACTAAGAATGAGGTCAATGGGACCAGTGAAGACATTAAATCTGAAGGTGACACTCAGTCCAATTAA
- the LUC7L3 gene encoding luc7-like protein 3 isoform X2 yields MISAAQLLDELMGRDRNLAPDEKRSNVRWDHESVCKYYLCGFCPAELFTNTRSDLGPCEKIHDENLRKQYEKSSRFMKVGYERDFLRYLQSLLAEVERRIRRGHARLALSQNQQSSGAAGPTGKNEEKIQVLTDKIDVLLQQIEELGSEGKVEEAQGMMKLVEQLKEERELLRSTTSTIESFAAQEKQMEVCEVCGAFLIVGDAQSRVDDHLMGKQHMGYAKIKATVEDLKEKLRKRTEEPDRDDRLKKEKQEREEREKEREREREERERKRRREEEEKEKERARDRERRKRSRSRSRHSSRTSDRRCSRSRDHKRSRSRERRRSRSRDRRRSRSHDRSERKHRSRSRDRRRSKSRDRKSYKHRSKSREREQDRKSKEKEKRGSDDKKSSMKSSSREKQSEDTNTDSKESDTKNEVNGTSEDIKSEVQRKYAQMKMELSQVRRHTKAPSEGKDSVVLQNILSVGVVSGP; encoded by the exons ATGATATCGGCCGCCCAGCTCCTAGATGAGCTTATGGGCCGGGATAGAAACCTGGCCCCGGATGAGAAGCGCAGCAACGTGCGGTGGGACCATGAGAGC GTTTGTAAATACTACCTTTGTGGATTTTGCCCAGCTGAGTTATTTACAAATACCCGTTCTGATTTAG GTCCTTGTGAAAAAATTCATGACGAAAATCTACGTAAACA GTATGAGAAGAGCTCTCGCTTTATGAAAGTGGGCTATGAAAGAGACTTCTTACGCTATTTACAAAGCTTACTTGCTGAAGTAGAACGCAGAATTCGAAGAGGCCATGCTCGTTTGGCGCTGTCACAGAATCAACAGTCTTCGGGG GCGGCTGGACCAACTggtaaaaatgaagagaagattCAAGTGTTAACTGACAAAATCGATGTACTTCTACAACAG aTCGAGGAGCTAGGTTCAGAAGGGAAGGTGGAAGAGGCACAAGGAATGATGAAACTTGTTGAACagttgaaagaagaaagagagttGCTGAGGTCTACAACTTCA ACAATTGAGAGCTTTGCAGCtcaagaaaagcaaatggaagtTTGTGAAGTTTGTGGAGCCTTTTTAATTGTAGGAGATGCACAGTCCAGGGTAGATGACCACTTGATGGGAAAGCAGCACATGGGTTATGCCAAAATAAAAGCTACTGTAGAAGACTTAAAA gaaaagttgCGGAAAAGAACAGAAGAACCTGACCGTGAtgacaggttaaaaaaagagaaacaagagcgagaagagcgagagaaagagagggaacgGGAAAGAGAAGAGCGGGAAAGGAAGAGACGacgtgaagaagaagaaaaggaaaaagaaagggctCGTGATAGAGAGAGACGTAAAAGGAGTCGTTCTCGTAGTAGACATTCGAGCAGAACATCTGACAGAAGATGCAGCCGTTCACGAGACCACAAAAGatcaagaagcagagagagaaggcgAAGCAG GAGTCGTGACCGAAGAAGAAGCAGAAGCCATGATAGATCAGAAAGAAAACATAGGTCTCGCAGTAGGGACAGAAGACGGTCAAAAAGTCGAGATCGGAAATCCTACAAGCACAGaagcaaaagcagagagagagaacaagacaggaagtcaaaagaaaaag AAAAGAGGGGCTCTGATGATAAAAAAAGTAGTATGAAGTCCAGTAGTCGAGAAAAACAGAGTGAAGACACAAATACAGACTCGAAGGAGAGTGATACTAAGAATGAGGTCAATGGGACCAGTGAAGACATTAAATCTGAAG TGCAGCGTAAGTATGCACAGATGAAGATGGAACTAAGCCAAGTAAGAAGACATACTAAAGCACCTTCTGAAGGAAAAGACAGTGTAGTCCTGCAAAACATTTTGAG CGTTGGTGTTGTGAGCGGCCCATGA